The Microcystis aeruginosa NIES-843 sequence GTTCACAGGGAGATGCCTTGCAAAAGCAGTGCCTTTACTTGGTCTTACTCTCCCTCCAGAAGCAGTAGCGGTATGCCCTACCGCCAAAATTCGTAAACCTTCATCCCGAATATTCTTAGCGGCATTGATGTCTCTATCGTGGTTTTCTCCACACTTAGGACATTGCCAACTACGAATATCTAAACTCAAACTATCAACAGGATTTAAACAGTTACTACAAGTCTTAGAGCTAGGAAAGAATCTATCTACTTCTATATAGGGCTTGCTGAATAAATCTAAAAACCTTTTTGGGTAATACTTTCAGACTTTTTGTCAATCAAAAAGTACCAGTTCTGGAAGCGATCGGGGTAAAATTCAGGTACTTTTTCTCTGAAAATTAGGTAATTGACCAGATGAGAATCGGTAAAAACCTACACCCCACACCCCACACCCCACACCCCACACCCTGTCCCTACGAAAAACTTTTTCAGCAGACCCTATATAGATTTTTCCTTCCCATTCAGCCTTGTATTTTAACATAGTACAGAATTGACCCCAACCAGCATCACTAATTGATTTTGCTAGTTTAGGGTTTTTGACCATGTTTCTGACTGCCAGATTTTCCACCACTATGACTTGGTTTTCGTCAACTAATTTACGACTTAGTTTGTGCAGAAAATCTTCACGACAACGAACGATTTTAGAGTTAACTTTAGCAACTTTAACTCTAGCTTTATTTCGATTCTTAGAGCCTTTTTGCTGGCGGCTTAGTTTCTTTTGTCTCCTCGCTAATCTTTGTTCGTACTTACGATAGTATTGAGGATTCCCGTGTTTAGTCCCATCTGATGTAATAGCAAAATGGGTTAGTCCAACATCTATCCCGACAGCTTTTCCTTCTGATGATTTTTGGGGTAAATCCTTGCCATCATCATAGAGACAAGATGCGAAATATTCTCCTGATGGATTAACTGAAACCGTAACAGACTTTAAGTCTCCCTCTGGTTGCCGTGAAACTTGGCAATAGACTTCACCAATTTTAGGTAATACCAAAACATCATCTTTTAACTTACAGTGTTGAGGAAATCTAATCGACTGCCTATTTTGCTTTTTCTTGAAGTTAGGATATTTAGCTCTACCTTCAAAAAAGTTAAGGAAAGCACTAGAAAGATTTAAAGCAGCTTGTTGTAATACCTGCGACGGTGCTTCGCTTAACCACTCATGCTCTTTTTTTAAGGAAGGCAGCAGCTTAATTATTTCGTCTCTGCTTAATCCTTTTCCAGTTTGCTTGTAAGTTTCGGATGTTAAGTTTAGAGCGTAATTGTAAAACCATCTAGCACAGCCAAACGACTTGGCAAGCAAAACTGATTGCTCACTGGTCGGTTGCCCTAAGCCAGATATGTCACCATTCTGGCTCGGCTTCAAAACGGTGCGTGAGACTTTCACCTCACACCGCTCCTCTCTCCAATGGCTCTTTGTCATGAGTACCAGTTTTATCTAATGCAGTTTTAGAATCGTGGCAATGTCGATGGAGTAACTGTTTATTATCTCGATTGTTTTTACCCCCTTTTGATTTAGGGATAATGTGGTCGGTTTCGAGTATGTCTCCATCTTGGAAATATAGTCCACAATATGCACAACGTCCTTGCTGTCTTTTGAGTAGAACAGCTTTTTCTGGTGGCATTTCTGGGTGTTTACCCATTCGACTACTCCAATATATTAAATCCCCATCATAGGGACTTTTATCCCCTTTCACCTTGACGTATCTTACGATTTTTGTATCTAGGTGTCTTGCCAGTTTGAAGGGGTTTTTACCTTCTCTTGTGCTGAATACCCAATTATCTTTTCCCTCAGTATGCCAATATTTACGCATTATCCAAGTTTTGTTTTTCATTGGGTGTCGTCTGTCTGCCCATCTTTTGAGTTTTTCAAAGAAGTAGTAATCACAATCTGTGAATGTTTTTGAGCTTACTACTGATGAATAGTAATTGCTCCATCCTCTAATGATTGGATTGAGTCGTTTGATTAAGGCATCCTGTGGGGATGACTTCTGACTATTTACTACTTCTCCCAATTTCTTTAGATGGGACTTGACTTTTTCAGCACTAGGCTTGATTAGGTTTTTAAAACCTAGTTTGACTCCTTTACTACTTTTTGCCCCGTGATGTTTTCCGACTTGGTATTGCCTGATGTTGAATCCGAGAAAATCAAATCCAACGTAATCATCATAAGTTTCAAGAGTATGGGATATTCTTGTTTTACTAGGCTTCAGTTCTAGCCCCATTTCTGCTAACCATTGTTTAATGATTTCCTGACATTCCTTTATTACCTTTAAATCTTCGTGCAGGATAACAAAATCATCTGCATATCTGATTAGGGTTAAGGCTTGTTCATTTTTGGATTTATTGCCTTTCAGAGTTCTTGCATATTGCTTAACTCTTTCTTCCATGCCGTGTAAGGCTATGTTAGCTAGTAAAGGGGAGATTACACCTCCCTGTGGTGTGCCTTCATTGGTAGGGAATAGGTTTTTTCCATCCATGACTCCACTCTTTAGCCATGCTTTGATTTGTTGTCTTAGCTTGGGGTAAGTTTGAAGTTTTGTCAGTAGTTTCTGGTGGTTTATTTGATCAAAGCATTTACTTATGTCCGCATCTAGCACATATTTGGGCTTTTTGTTGATGCTTATGTAGATTGCTCCGATTGCGTCATGGGCTGAACGTGCTGGTCTAAATCCATAACTGTTAGGTTCAAATTTTGCTTCCCATTCGGGTTCTAATGCCAGTTTTACTAAGGCTTGTAATGCCCGTTCGTACATGGTGGGAATCCCTAGAGGTCGCTTTTCATCCGTATTGGGTTTTGGTATCCATACTCTACGAGTTGCTTTTGATTTATTGCCAAGTTTTAGATTATTGACAAGTGCCATTCTTTGTTTGGGTGTTAAGGATTTTATCCCATCTACCCCGGCGGTTTTCTTGCCTTGATTATCTTGGCTAACCCGTCTGACGGCTATCAGTTTGGCGTACCAGCTTTTTAGGAGTAGCCTTTGTAATTTGTGGACTAATTTGACATCACCCCGTTGACTGGCTTTGAATATTCTTTTTGGTAACTTAAAAACACATCTTTCAGCTTTTCGCCAGTTGATGTCCTTCCATTCATACATCGGTTTTGTTGCCGTGTTCATAACTTTTTCATTACTACTTAAGACCATTCATTCCATTGAACAGTGTGTACGTCAGCATATCCTTATCTATTACAGATAGGCGTTGGCTTCTTACACAATCCTTTCCTATATGAGTCTTACGCTGGTTACTACTTAGATTTCGACCTATCTAAGAGATTCATAAGGATTACTTCGTTCCCAACCACCGTATTCCTAACTTTAGTGTCTTCCTCTATACCGAAGCTGTGTAGATGATTCTGGTTGAACTCTATCTTTTCCCAGTACGTTAGCTTGTTAACATTTTGTTGCCAGCCAATAATCTGTGTAGGCTAGGTTTCAGTGACGATACTTCTGACGGAAGTTCTTATTCATACACATAGTTAGATGCTAGACAGGTTTTGATGTCAGATTCATCTTTACTGCCATTTAACCCCGCTTTTCCCCTTTTGATGACCGTTCTCCACAGGAAGGGGTTATGCTGTCACTCCATCATCTGGAGGGAAGGACTTTCACCTTCACGGTTATTGAGTTATCAAGGTTCTCAACCTTGTCCTACCCACGTCTGTTAGACTTTTGGTAGGAACGAGTCGCACGATAGATTCTGTACTTAAACGCTTTTAATATCTTGTTTACCAAACTAAATTTACTATGGTAAGCTATGCAAGGCTAAATTGTCAAGGATTTAATCGTGCTTCGCTGTTTTATATTGGTCGGGGTTTCATCCTGTCAGTACGAGGGTCTTCACCCCGACATCTGTGATAAATTGGGTTATGTGTGCAAAGGAGTGAGCGAGTGGTGTTTAGCATCGAACCAAAAATTATCAATCCGCCCAAAAACCGTCATGATTATCAATTGTCGGAAGCAATTCGCTATCGTGCTTGGGTAGAGATTGATCGCTCGGCCTTACAACAAAACGTGCGAAAAGTCAAGGCCTTATTAGCCCCAAAAACGGAATTAATAGCGGTAATTAAAGCCGATGCTTACGGACACGGGGCAGTTAAGGTGGCTAACAGCGTTTTAGAAGCTGGAGCGCAATCTTTAGCCATCGCGACTATCGGGGAAGGTATCGAACTACGGGAAGCGGGAATCGTTGCCCCAATTATGATTTTAGGGGCAGTGAACACCCCGGAAGAAGTGGCAGCCTTAGCCCATTGGCAATTGCAACCCACCCTGGTGCAAATCGAACAGGTGCAAATTTTTGCCAGCGTGATGAGACGCTTAGAGCAGCGGCTGCCGGTTCATATCAAACTAGATACGGGGATGTCTCGCTTAGGTACACAATGGCAAAACGGCACAAAATTCGTCGAACAGGTTTTAGAGGCTCCTAACCTGAAAATTGCCAGTATATACTCGCATTTTGCCACGGCTGACGATCCCAACCCCGAAATCATGCAGTTACAACGGCAAAGATTCCAACAAGCGATCGCCGAGTTAAGATCAAAAGGTTATCATCCCCCCTGTCTGCATTTAGCCAACTCTGCCGCTACCCTAAGCGATCGATCTCTGCACTACGATCGAGTTAGAGTGGGATTAGCTCTCTACGGTCTTTATCCCGCCGATCATCTCACCGATAAAGTCCCTTTGCAACCCGTCCTGCAAGTAAAAGCGCGCATTGCCCAAGTCAAAACCATTGCCGCCGGCTCCGGAGTGAGTTATGGTCATCAGTACATAGCGGCAAAAGACACCCGTATTGCTGTGGTCGGTATCGGTTACGCTGATGGAATTCCCCGCAATCTCTCCAATCGTTTAAAAGTATCCCTGAGAGGACGTTTAGTACCCCAAATCGGCGCAATAACCATGGATCAGTTAATGATTGACGTGAGCGAGATTCCAGAGGTAAAAACAGGGGAAATCGTCACACTTATCGGTAAAGATGGCCCACAGTGCATTACCGCCGACGATTGGGCGCGGGATTTAGGTACGATATCCTGGGAAATTCTCTGCGGTTTTAAGCATCGTTTGCCGCGAATTATTATTAGCAACGGCTAATTATGGCGGTGATCTTAAAAAATGTCAATTGGCGGCAATTCTTATTGTTAACTGACTGGTGAGATCTGTAATTAATTTTGCCTAGATACTTGCCTTGGTCAAGTGCGATCGCTGATTGCTGGGCTAGATGAGGGGATGAATTCTCCGGTGCTTTAGGTTAAAATAAACAGGGTTAATCGACGGCAACTGATCAGTTTTACCCTAGAGGCAGCGATGACTATAAGCAAAGATCTACCCTTACCCCCCGGCAGTTTCGGATTACCCCTATTAGGAGAAACAATCGCTTTTTTGACCGATGGGGATTTTGCCAGTAAACGTCATAATAAATATGGTCAACTTTTCCGTACTCATATTTTTGGCAGTCCCACGATTATTTTATCCGGTGCCGAAGCTAACCGGTTTCTCCTCAGCAATGAGAATAAATACTTTGCGGCAACTTGGCCCAAAAGTACCAAAACTCTCCTCGGTAGCGCATCTTTAGCGGTGCATACAGGAGATGTTCACGCTTCCCGTCGTCGTTTAATCTATCAAGCTTTTCAACCCCGGTCCCTAGCAAGTTATATCCCTACGGTAGAAACAATTACCGCTCACTATTTAGAGCGTTGGCAAACCGCAACAACCCTGTCATGGTATCCTGAATTAAGAAACTATACTCTCGATATCGCCTGTAAATTATTTGTCGGTCTTGACGATGGTTCTGCTACCAAATTAGGAGAAGCTTTTGATACTTGGTGTGCGGGACTATTTACCCTTCCCATTCCCCTTCCCTGGACAGCTTTCGGCAAAGCATTACGCTGTCGAGAAGAATTACTGGAAGCCATAGAAACTATCATTTTAGAAAGAAAAAAAAATGATGACTTAGGCCAGGATGCTCTGGCTATCCTTTTACAAGCTAAAGACGAAAACGGTCAAAGTTTATCCCTAGCGGAATTAAAGGATCAAGTGCTATTATTACTCTTTGCTGGTCATGAAACTTTAACCTCTGCTATCGCCACTTTCTGCCTACAAATGGCACTGCATCCCGATATTTTTCAGCTTGTCCTTGAGGAAATAACTAATTTTGATCTATCCACTCCTTTAAGCGTTGATACCCTCAAACAGATGACCTATTTAGATCGCGTTTTAAAGGAAGTTTTACGTTTTACTCCCCCCGTGGGAGGAGGATTCCGTCGGGTAATAGAAGACTGTCAATTTAACGGTTATCATTTGCCGAAAGGATGGGTAGTGCAGTATCAAATCAGCAATACCCATAAAGATAATAATATTTATTCCCATCCTGAAACCTTCGATCCCGATCGCTTTTTAGCCGAGGAAAAACCCTACGGATATATCCCTTTTGGTGCGGGATTACGCGAATGTATAGGCAAAGAATTCGCTCGTTTAGAGATGAAAATTTTAGCCGTCCGTTTAGTACAAAAGTACGATTGGCAATTACTCCCCAATCAAGATCTCACCCTCACCTCTATCCCCACTCCTCACCCCCGGGACG is a genomic window containing:
- the ltrA gene encoding group II intron reverse transcriptase/maturase, which gives rise to MVLSSNEKVMNTATKPMYEWKDINWRKAERCVFKLPKRIFKASQRGDVKLVHKLQRLLLKSWYAKLIAVRRVSQDNQGKKTAGVDGIKSLTPKQRMALVNNLKLGNKSKATRRVWIPKPNTDEKRPLGIPTMYERALQALVKLALEPEWEAKFEPNSYGFRPARSAHDAIGAIYISINKKPKYVLDADISKCFDQINHQKLLTKLQTYPKLRQQIKAWLKSGVMDGKNLFPTNEGTPQGGVISPLLANIALHGMEERVKQYARTLKGNKSKNEQALTLIRYADDFVILHEDLKVIKECQEIIKQWLAEMGLELKPSKTRISHTLETYDDYVGFDFLGFNIRQYQVGKHHGAKSSKGVKLGFKNLIKPSAEKVKSHLKKLGEVVNSQKSSPQDALIKRLNPIIRGWSNYYSSVVSSKTFTDCDYYFFEKLKRWADRRHPMKNKTWIMRKYWHTEGKDNWVFSTREGKNPFKLARHLDTKIVRYVKVKGDKSPYDGDLIYWSSRMGKHPEMPPEKAVLLKRQQGRCAYCGLYFQDGDILETDHIIPKSKGGKNNRDNKQLLHRHCHDSKTALDKTGTHDKEPLERGAV
- a CDS encoding cytochrome P450, with product MTISKDLPLPPGSFGLPLLGETIAFLTDGDFASKRHNKYGQLFRTHIFGSPTIILSGAEANRFLLSNENKYFAATWPKSTKTLLGSASLAVHTGDVHASRRRLIYQAFQPRSLASYIPTVETITAHYLERWQTATTLSWYPELRNYTLDIACKLFVGLDDGSATKLGEAFDTWCAGLFTLPIPLPWTAFGKALRCREELLEAIETIILERKKNDDLGQDALAILLQAKDENGQSLSLAELKDQVLLLLFAGHETLTSAIATFCLQMALHPDIFQLVLEEITNFDLSTPLSVDTLKQMTYLDRVLKEVLRFTPPVGGGFRRVIEDCQFNGYHLPKGWVVQYQISNTHKDNNIYSHPETFDPDRFLAEEKPYGYIPFGAGLRECIGKEFARLEMKILAVRLVQKYDWQLLPNQDLTLTSIPTPHPRDGLQVTFKPR
- the alr gene encoding alanine racemase, giving the protein MVFSIEPKIINPPKNRHDYQLSEAIRYRAWVEIDRSALQQNVRKVKALLAPKTELIAVIKADAYGHGAVKVANSVLEAGAQSLAIATIGEGIELREAGIVAPIMILGAVNTPEEVAALAHWQLQPTLVQIEQVQIFASVMRRLEQRLPVHIKLDTGMSRLGTQWQNGTKFVEQVLEAPNLKIASIYSHFATADDPNPEIMQLQRQRFQQAIAELRSKGYHPPCLHLANSAATLSDRSLHYDRVRVGLALYGLYPADHLTDKVPLQPVLQVKARIAQVKTIAAGSGVSYGHQYIAAKDTRIAVVGIGYADGIPRNLSNRLKVSLRGRLVPQIGAITMDQLMIDVSEIPEVKTGEIVTLIGKDGPQCITADDWARDLGTISWEILCGFKHRLPRIIISNG
- a CDS encoding RNA-guided endonuclease InsQ/TnpB family protein, yielding MSGLGQPTSEQSVLLAKSFGCARWFYNYALNLTSETYKQTGKGLSRDEIIKLLPSLKKEHEWLSEAPSQVLQQAALNLSSAFLNFFEGRAKYPNFKKKQNRQSIRFPQHCKLKDDVLVLPKIGEVYCQVSRQPEGDLKSVTVSVNPSGEYFASCLYDDGKDLPQKSSEGKAVGIDVGLTHFAITSDGTKHGNPQYYRKYEQRLARRQKKLSRQQKGSKNRNKARVKVAKVNSKIVRCREDFLHKLSRKLVDENQVIVVENLAVRNMVKNPKLAKSISDAGWGQFCTMLKYKAEWEGKIYIGSAEKVFRRDRVWGVGCGVWGVGFYRFSSGQLPNFQRKST